The Flavobacteriales bacterium genome contains the following window.
CAACGGGATCGTGCCCACAGGAATCCCCGGCCTTGGCATCATCATCCTGGTGGCCAGCATCACTGTCATCGGCTGGTTGGGCAGCACATTCCTCTACGAGCCGTTGGCAGCATTGGGCGAAGAGGTGCTGCAACGCATCCCGTTCCTGAAGACGATCTACGATGCACTGAAGGACCTGATGGAAGCGCTGGTGGGCAACAAGAAAAAGTTCGATCGGCCCGTGCTCGTGAAGCTCATGAAGAGCTCCGACATCGAAAAGCTCGGGTTCCTGACGCAGAACGACCTCTCCATGCTCGGCATCCCCGGGGCGAAAGTCGCGGTGTACCTGCCGCACAGTTTCGCATGGAGCGGCAACCTGTACATTGTTCCAGCGGAGAACGTTACGCCCGTGGACGCCAGCGCCGGCGAAGTGATGAAGTTCATCGTGAGCGGCGGCGTTGTGGAGGTGGACGACGACGAACCCCGCAAGTGACCACGGCCCGAACGGCACGTCAATTGTTAACGCAGACCAACAACCTACCCATGAGGAACATCGTTACCACCATTGTGCTTTCGGCGGCCGTTTTGGCCAATGCGCAGACCGAAGTACTGCAGAGCTCCTACTCCTTCAGCGATGGCGACCATCCGACGGTGGTCGTGGGTTTCGACAACAGCGACGCGGATGCCGTTGAGAACTGGTACAAGAACCAGTTGAAGGACATCAGCAAGGACGTGAGCAGCAAGAAGGAATTGCGGGCCCAAGGCGCACGCGTTCCCGAAGTGGCGCCCGACACCATGACGGTGCTGTGCAAGGCCGAGCAGGGCAAGAAGAGCACCCGCGTGATGCTGCACCTGGCCTTCAGGTACCATGGCAATTGGATCAGCAAGGACGGCGACGATCAGCTGGTGAAAGGTGCCGAGCGTTATGCCTACATGCTCGCCGTGCGCTACAAGAAGCAGGTGCTGGAAGCCGTGCTGGGCAACGAGCAGAAGTCGATGGGCAAGATGGAAAGCGACCTGGCCGGTCTCGAGAAGGAGAAGGCCCGCGCCGAGAACGGCATCGAGAAGAACAAGAGCAAGGGCCAGGAAGCCACTGGCGAGAAGGCCAAGGCAGAGAAAGACCTGAAGGACAATGAGACTTCTGTTGCCAGCAAGCACGCTGCAATGGGCACGAACCCCACCGAGGAAGAAGCCAAGCAGTTCCAGGAACTGGTGAAGGATGGCACTAAACTGAAGGAGAAGATCGCCAAGGAGACGAAGAACATCAGCGATGCCGAAGCGAAGGTGAAAGAGCTCGAGGACGAAGTGAAGAAGCTGTCGTCCGACATCGAAGTGAAGCGCCGTGAAGTGGAAGAACAGAAGAAGAAGGTTGAGGATGCACAGAAGGCTGCTGGCGGCGTGAACTGATCATCAAGGAACATTGGACGAAGGCCCGGTCGTATCCGGGTCTTCGGCGTTTTTAGCAGTGCGCTCCTTGCCTGGGGCTCGTCAAGAGCATGTGCTTGCACGATCACGCCGGCCTCATGATGACGGTGGTCGGACCGTCATCGCGCGGTGGCCGAGGAACGAGGCCCCGAAGCGATCCATCGCACCAAAGCCGAGGACTACCTTGGCCGCATGCTCAACAACCGTGGCAACGCGCTCATCGTGCTGCACATCACGGTCTTCATCTGGGGCTGGACTGGCATTTTCGGCAACCTCATTGAGCAGAGCACCTTCCCGCTCGTTTACACGCGCACGGTCATTGCCCTGCTCGGCATTGCGGTGCTCGGTCTGTTCATGCGCCAGCGCCTCGATCCGCGCTCGCCCGACCTGTCGCAATGGCTGCTCACCGGCGTGCTCATCGCCGCGCACTGGATCACGTTCTACGGCGCCATCAAGATCAGCACGGCCAGCATCGCCGCTGGTTGTTTGGCCAGCAGCACGGTCTTCACCGCATTGCTGGAGCCGTTCTGGTTCAAACGCCGGATACGGCTCTACGAAGTGGTGCTCGGCGTGGTGGTGATGGCTGCCTTGCTGATGATCTTCGGCTTGGAGACGAAGCATCGTTGGGGCATCGTGGTGGCCACCATCAGCTCCTTCCTCAGCGCGTGGTTCAACGTGGTGAACGGTGTGCTGGTGAAGCGCGACAATGCCTTCCGGATCGGGTTCTACGAGATGCTCGCGGTGGTTGTCATCATGGGCATTGCCTGTGCGGTGCTCGGGCAGTTGCCGCCACCGTTGTGGACGCTCAGCGGCGATCAGATCACCTACCACCTGTTGTTGGGCATCGTCTGCACCAGCATCTCCTTCACGGCAGGCATCGCGGTCATGAAGCAGCTTTCTCCTTTCACCGTGATGATGGCCGTGAACCTGGAGCCCGTGTACACCATCATCATCGCGCTCATCCTATGGCCTGCCACGGAAACGCTGCATGTCGGCAGCTACATCGGCTTTGCGCTCATCCTCGCCTGTCTCCTGCTCAATGCGTGGTGGCAGAAGCGCCAGGTACCGCGCGAAGGGGCTGAGCCGGAGCCGTTGGTGCAAGGCTGATCGTATCGTCGCCCGGCCGGTGGTCCACGTAGGTGATGAAGAACTGCATCATCTCGTCGGTGGTCTTCATCAGCTTGCTGTCCGTGCCAGTCACGGCGCGGGGCGGATCGAACGGCTGTTGCGGATTGTCCGCGGAGTTGTCGAAGGTGCCTTCCACCTGCACGACGGTACCGCGCGGCAACGGCAGCATCCACGGATAGGTGTACGTGTATTGCCAGCGGAAGTCCCAGTCGTTGATGCGGATGAGCGGGATCGTGTCATTTACTGGCGTGATCGCGTAAGCTAGGAACCGCGTGCCCAGCAAATGCATGTGCGGGTTGACGCTCAGCACGCTGATGTCCTCCGTCAGTTGCAAAGAGGTTCGGAAGGTCTTCACTTCACCAGGCTCCAGGTGCAGTGGCGGAACGATCTCCGTGTGTGTGCTGCCCATGGACAGTTCACGTTGCGGACGAGCGGGCGGCACTGGGGAGAAGTAGAGGTGGAAGCGCGACAGGTCCGACGTGTCGCGCGCGCTGGGGCCGTAGTGCAAGGTGTTCAGCAAGAAGGCGCCGTGCTGGCTGATGCGCAGCCCGCCGATGCCCTCGGGGTAAACGGCGGGTGACATGCCGGGCAGGTAGTTGATGGCACTTGGCACCAACGCAGGCCAGCTGTCGTCGTCGTTCTGCAACTGCAGCCATGCGAAGGCATCCACGCCATCCACCTGCTCAGCATCGAGGTAAGCCCAGCCAGTGATCGGATCGGCCTTGGCTCCTTCCGCGTAGTTGATCAGCGCACCGTTCATGTGGTGCACCGCCCGCCGGTTGCCCGGCACGAATTCGATGGCACGCAGGAAGGTGTCTTGTTCCAGCGCCCAACCGGCCTTGCTGATGATGAAGCGATCCCGCGCATCGCCCGGTATCGGGAACCGATCCTGCAACCAGACCACAGCGTCAGGCTCCCCCAGGCCTGTGGTCCCTTGCTGCCACACGGGCTCTCTACCAACCCCACGCTCCGCACCTTGATCCACCCATCGCGCGATCAGCGCTATCTCGTTCGCGGACAAGGTGCGCTCGTTCAGAAAGTGCGAATACGACGTGTCGGCAGGCCATGGCGGCATGTAGCCCGCACCGGTGACTTTCTTGATGGTCTTCGCCTTGCGACGCACATCGTCATACGTGATCAGGCTGAAGGGCCCTGCCTCGCCCGGCCGATGGCACGGTGCGCAGTGCGTAAGGATGATGGGCGCCACATGCTCCACGAACGTCACCGTGCCGGGCAATGCTTCCGTGTATGAGCTACCGGGCGCGCCTTCATTACATCCAGCGGCCAAGACCATGACCAACACCACGCCTGCGACAAGTTTCATTCGGTGCCGGTGTTGTCGCATTCCACGATGCAGCCGAATGCCCTCACCTCGGTATGCGGTTGGGGTTTGCCTCCTGCGAAGGCGCTCAGCGCATCGCGCAGGTAGTGTTCGTTAGCGGCACGCTTCCGGCCCTCGCGCACCGCGCTGTTGTCCAACGCCCCGCGGTAAAGGACTTCACCGCTCAGCGCCACCAGAAAGACCTCGGGTGTTACGCGTGCCCGCAACGCATTGGCCAGGTGGCACCCGGGGTCCATCACCTGCGGAAAGTCAAGATCGTGCTTTCGCGCGAAGGCAGCGGCGCTGTCGCGGTCGATGAACGGCGCAGGGTACAAGCCGACCATCGCAACACCATCGGGCAGCGCTTCCTCCAAGCTGTCCAGCAGTGGCGCATAACCCAAGGTCATCGGGCACTCGGGGTCCAAGGTGATGTACAGTGTGGCGGAATCACCTTCGAGCAAGCCGAGCGCGGTGGTGTTGCCACCGAGGTCTTTGAGGGTCAAATGGTCCAGTTGGGAGCTGGTCATGTCCGGTCGGTTATCTGACCGGTCAGCTTGCGTGCAAGCGCAGACCATCGCAAGAGCAGCGCACCACCGCATGCTCAACGCAGATAGTTCCTCACGTGGGAAACGATGCTGTCTTTGACGGTTTCCCAAGTACGTCCCTTCAGGCATACGGGGCGCTCACTTGTATCGGCATCAGCGAAGTACACCAAGGCATTCGGGATGCTGATGGCCAACTGTTGATGCGGATACTTGGCGGCATGCCATCCCAGGATCCGATCCAATCCGTGGTGCAGGAGGAGTTCATTGAGATCCCAGAAATCCTTCTTCTTCCCTCGGCCAAGGATGGCTTGAACCTTCATGGCTGCGATGTCGTCATCGGCGAACATTCTAATGCCATCTTCCAGTTCCAAAGGTGCGATCGAAGGGTGCTTGTCGTTCACGATGTCGACTTTCACATCTCCGACGAAGCAGAACAGAGCGAACCGGACACGACGTGCAGGCTCCCAAGTGAAAGAACTGCCGAACTCCTTCGCCAACTCAGCCGCAACGGCATTGGGGTCGAACGGCTCCGTGCTGAACAAGTCAAGGTCTACCGACGTACGGTGCCCATGCCGTAGCGCCAGTGCCGTGCCACCAACGAGAACATGGTCTCGCAGGATAGGTAAGGCCATGAGGCGCTTCAGTACGGGAAAAGTTCCGGGTGGGACTGCCTCAGTGTGTAGCATCGGAACTTCTCCAAGGGTTCGTTCACCACGGCACTGGCCAGGTAGAGCCTGTGCTCAGGCAGGAACTTGGCCTGTAGCAGCGCTCCGCGAACGCGCTCATCCCCGTAGTACCGCCTGCACTGCCGTATGTCCTCCACATCGCCGCGCTCGAACACCCGCTCGATCACGAACGACGCCTTGGCTTCGTAGTCCAGCTGGTCGAAGTCCACATCCCAGAAGATGCGGCGGGCGAAGACGGGCAGCGGCTTGGCGGGCATGTGGCCAAAGCTAGGTGACGGGACGCGGAAGCAGCGATGCGGCTGCCAAAGGCGTCACAGCGGTACATTCATCCCCATGCGACGGGCATCACCCTTGTTCCTCTTGTGCAGTGCAAGCGTGCTTGCGCAAGCCCCGTTCGAGTTCGCGGATCAACGTTCGCTGGAGGTCTGGTACTCTGGGTGTGCGGTTGCGGATAGTGTTTGGGTGGTGGGTGGATCGTATGGCAATGACCAAGGAGGTTCTGCCGGTCATTTCGTTCAAGGTTTCCTGCCGGATGGGGACGCGGCTTGGACCGTTCCTTTCATGGACAGCCTTGGTGGAGCTATCCCCTGGGATCTTGCCGAGCTTCCTGGAGGCGGAGCATTGGTAGTGGGCCCGCACGACGGATGCGACGTGTTGATGCCCACGAGCTTGCTCGCACTGTACGACGCCGTGGGGAATGTGGTCTGGTCAACTGCATTCCATCAACCATCGGCCAAGGCCGTGGAGGTCGGTCCGACCGGGAAGGTGCTGGCATGGTCATACGATGGGGCCTTCATAGCTGACCAGAACGGGGACAGTCTTACGGCGTTCGAGTTCGGTCCATTGGGGTGGTCATCATCGGTGAAACTGATCTGGGACAGCGACACGACGTTGCTTGTGGCGAGGACGAACACGGTGTTGGAACGCAGAACGTTGGGCACCCAATTGCTAGCCTCCAACTCTTTGGGTTCAATTGTGGCCATTGTGTTCTGGCAGGGTCATCGGTTGGTGCTCGACGCAAATGGGCAACTCACGGCAGTTGATGCAGCATTGGTCGCCATCGGAACAATTGATCCCGGGGTTCCGATCGCTGGTGGTCAGTTCGTCAAAGGGGACACAACCTTGTGGCTGATGGGAGCGGACTGGGCCGTGGAGTTCGATACTTCCTTGAACATCATCAACACGATTGCGATGGACCCGGACGGTGTTTTCCCTGCAACCGCTTCCATTGGATACGCGGCGATGACCGGTGCTGTGGGCATGGCAGGGTCAGTTTCGACGGCGAGCCGGCCAGCCGGAATCCTACGAACTGTCTCAACCAATGGAGCCATCGCCCAGCATGAGGAAGACGTTGCGGTCCAACTGCTCAGCATCGACAGTGCTTGGGTTGAGTTCTCTGGTAACTATGTTTTCACCAGAGCCAATGTGACCGTGGAAGTAACGAACGTGTCGGCCACGCTATTGGACAAGGTGGTGCTCAATCACTGGTCCTTGGCGTGGATGTGCTCTTCGGTTGGCACCACTTTAGGTTTGGATGGTTTGGGGCTTGCACAAGGCGGAACCACAATAGCAGCACTGACTGATCTCTGGCTCGATTACGGCCCATGGGGCTGGCCTGCCGAAGACCAAACCATCTGCATCAGCGCTCTCAGTCCTAACGCCAAGTACGACCGCGACCATAGCGACAACTGGTCCTGCGATTCCGTCCACTTCGATCTTGGTATAGGTGAGTTGTCGGAAGAGGGGCCCTTCGTGCTTGTGCAAGACTGGTCGGGGGAGAATGTGGAATTGATGTTCAGGTCGCCGGTTTCGGAAAGCCTGTCGTTCGCGCTCATGGATATGAGCGGCCGACTGGTCGCCAGTGAAGTGATATCAAGCGGCATGGTGTCGTTCCGCATCAATACTGCTGGCCTTTCCTGCGGTGCGCACATTGTCCGTTTGTGCGGTGCCAGTGGCCCGTGCTGGCAGCGGAAGTGGCTGAAGGGCTGAACCAAGGTTCCTCGTTCCACCTCCGCATCCATCTTTGCGGCCGCGACATGGCAGCATTCCAGCATGCTCGCACCACATCATGAGCACGAACGAAGACAAGCTGAAGAACATCATCTCGCATTGCAAGGAATACGGCTACGTGTTCCCCAGCAGCGAGATCTACGACGGACTGAGCGCCACCTACGACTACGGTCCATACGGTGCCGAGCTGAAGA
Protein-coding sequences here:
- a CDS encoding EamA family transporter — translated: MLNNRGNALIVLHITVFIWGWTGIFGNLIEQSTFPLVYTRTVIALLGIAVLGLFMRQRLDPRSPDLSQWLLTGVLIAAHWITFYGAIKISTASIAAGCLASSTVFTALLEPFWFKRRIRLYEVVLGVVVMAALLMIFGLETKHRWGIVVATISSFLSAWFNVVNGVLVKRDNAFRIGFYEMLAVVVIMGIACAVLGQLPPPLWTLSGDQITYHLLLGIVCTSISFTAGIAVMKQLSPFTVMMAVNLEPVYTIIIALILWPATETLHVGSYIGFALILACLLLNAWWQKRQVPREGAEPEPLVQG
- a CDS encoding nucleotidyl transferase AbiEii/AbiGii toxin family protein; this translates as MALPILRDHVLVGGTALALRHGHRTSVDLDLFSTEPFDPNAVAAELAKEFGSSFTWEPARRVRFALFCFVGDVKVDIVNDKHPSIAPLELEDGIRMFADDDIAAMKVQAILGRGKKKDFWDLNELLLHHGLDRILGWHAAKYPHQQLAISIPNALVYFADADTSERPVCLKGRTWETVKDSIVSHVRNYLR
- a CDS encoding DUF502 domain-containing protein; this translates as MTPRRFGRVLLSYFLRGLLLVVPIAAIVWAFVGAYKWLNGIVPTGIPGLGIIILVASITVIGWLGSTFLYEPLAALGEEVLQRIPFLKTIYDALKDLMEALVGNKKKFDRPVLVKLMKSSDIEKLGFLTQNDLSMLGIPGAKVAVYLPHSFAWSGNLYIVPAENVTPVDASAGEVMKFIVSGGVVEVDDDEPRK
- a CDS encoding redoxin domain-containing protein, translating into MTSSQLDHLTLKDLGGNTTALGLLEGDSATLYITLDPECPMTLGYAPLLDSLEEALPDGVAMVGLYPAPFIDRDSAAAFARKHDLDFPQVMDPGCHLANALRARVTPEVFLVALSGEVLYRGALDNSAVREGRKRAANEHYLRDALSAFAGGKPQPHTEVRAFGCIVECDNTGTE